The Scleropages formosus chromosome 21, fSclFor1.1, whole genome shotgun sequence DNA segment ctggacatggCATCAGTCAATTGCAGTTACATGCATTCACTCATGAATTCAAAGAATCAGggaaatttagtcaccaatacacttgaaacacatgtctttggactatgggagcaAACGAGAGAGTCTGCAAGGAAGCCCAGAACTGGCATTTTATACTAGTCCAATTCCATCCGGACATTTTCAGCGTCAACTCAGTATTCTTTCCAGCTGTGACCCAGCAAACAATATACACCTCCAAGAAAAAGGATGATGTCAGCTGATGTTTTCATAACTCTTATCGCAAATCTTTGTGCCATAAATGGGACACCATGTTTCATAGTATACAAGCTGTAGGAAAGTAATGCGTTTTTTTATAAACACCTGAATACTGCTACAAAGGCTTTCTCACAGTAAAGAATTCATATGACCTCCAAACAACTGGCAAGCTGCTAAAGATGTAATACAGTTAACAGCATGACAAAATATAGCTCAGAACTGCAAGAATTCACACCTCCTTCCCCTGTAATGACAGTTTCCAGTTCTGGATAAACACTACTTGTTTATTCAGGACAGTTTGAAAATAAGATAAACACCAAGGGATTACAAATCTGAGAAATTcagataaaataaatgttatcttCAAAATAATACATGTACTTTAAAATCTTAAGACAGATGTATGAACAATGTATTGTCATAAAAGTACATTGTATGTACCGATCCAAAATGAAAGGACccatttttttagaaattaaaacatGCTCTTTTTATTGGGTCAAAAAAACATATCCATCTATAGTTCATTATTAGATTAAACATCCTTTAGCGATCAGGATCTGCATTCCACATCCCTACtgcaattatttcagtttttaggGCAACTTTGATCAGCCTATTTAAATATACTAGTCCAATTCCACTCTGACATTTTCAGTGTGAACTCATGCTCAGTGTTCTTTATAGAAGTGActcaacaaacaaaacacacctcCAAGAAGAAGGATGATGGCTGTTGATGTCTTCATAGATTTTACATCATATGCTCTTGGGCTGTGGTTGCTTTCCAGATGCAGACCTTCAGAAGTACTTGTTGTATACTTTTCATATCTCATCATTTCTACTAGTGGACAGGCTGTACTAGGCAAGAAATGTTAGTCCCTGCTAAGGGTTTGGGACTTGATTAGACATATTTGTTTTACTCAGTACAAGAATCCTTTGTTTATGTGCTTGACACATCCACCTGGCTTGGACCCACCACTCGGGTGTCTTTGGGAACTGGAAACAGAGCACAGATGACAAAGTCCGTTATAAATGTTGGACAGTAGGACAAGGGGAGCCAGACAAGCTTGGCATCCCAGCCTGCCCCATAACGGGTCCTGGGGTATCGTGATGTCAGGGCGTGCTCCATACACCAGGTTACTTTGGAAATGTCCTTGCTGCACAGGATGCTCATAGCAAAACTCTGGGCTTTCACATCTAGGATAGCAAGGGAGAAGATTTTTGATGAGTGACCATAATTTCAGCCTTATCTtcttcaaatattaaaatggagCAAGTATGTGTAAGAACTGAAACCAGAATGGTAAACAGATATAACGGTCATGTATTTGCGAAACCACTTTAACTATATTGATTTTGCAGGTAAACAAAGGATAGgggggcgcagcaggcttggccagtaCCCACTGTATGGCGGGGCTGGGGTctgaaccctgcttggggtgccttgtgatggactgatgtaccgtccagggtgtgacccctcccccttaGCCTTTCCGGctaggcttcggcttgccgtgaccccactcgggacaagcagttgtagacactGGTTGGTTGATGCAAAGGCCTGAACATTTTGCAGTGTAACTTGCCAAGAACTTCTGCGTGCCTGTGTCACTCACAGTTCTCCAGATACTTGTCTCCATATGAGTCCTTGATGTCTTGAGGCAGCCGGTTCCATAACCTCAGCAGGTCTGCCTCTATGAGGTCCACATTGGTCACGGCTGTCTTGAAGAATCCTGGTTCAATGACGCTGACTTTCACACCAAAGGCACGCATGTCCCTCCTGATCACAGCAaagaacacagcaaacacaattCATTCTTCTACTTCAGAAAACAGTGCTGTTTTACAAATGATTGTATTTGAGAGGTATGtgtgaggtgaactggggatgGAACAGTATAGCAGAACCTCAGACTGTCCGAGAAGGACTCCACACCCCACTTGGACAGAGCGTATCCTCCTCCAGTGAGGGCCACCCTGCCCATGACACTGGCCACGTTGACAATCCTGCCTCGGGCCCTCTTCACCAGTGGGAGCAGCCTGAGAGTAATGTCAATCATCCCAATAAGGTTCACATCTAGAACCTTCTTGAAGTCCTCCACTTGCATCCATTCTGTGGGTCCAATTGGAATGGACCTTCCAGCATTATTCACCAGTCCCCAAAGGCCTGGGAAAGCACACATCTTAGATGGAGATCAAGTGCAATTgtaatatttacacatatttatttagcag contains these protein-coding regions:
- the LOC108920249 gene encoding retinol dehydrogenase 7-like, which codes for MSSCQAWRSSAAHSCVLVALVCVAALCLVSLVREALKIDGVRDKCVLVTGCDSGFGNHVARQLDRRGFQVIATCMTEKGCSDLEAAASPNLRTVLLNLTDGASLDRVVELVRSVTGARGLWGLVNNAGRSIPIGPTEWMQVEDFKKVLDVNLIGMIDITLRLLPLVKRARGRIVNVASVMGRVALTGGGYALSKWGVESFSDSLRRDMRAFGVKVSVIEPGFFKTAVTNVDLIEADLLRLWNRLPQDIKDSYGDKYLENYVKAQSFAMSILCSKDISKVTWCMEHALTSRYPRTRYGAGWDAKLVWLPLSYCPTFITDFVICALFPVPKDTRVVGPSQVDVSST